DNA from Desulfarculus baarsii DSM 2075:
GTGCTGGTCAACGCCTCGACGCGCTTCAACGATGGCGGCCAGCTTGGTTTGGGGGCCGAGATCGGCATCAACACCAGCAAGCTCCACGCCTTCGGGCCCATGGGCCTCACCGAGCTGACCACGACCAAGTTCGTGGCCCTGGGCAACGGACAGGTGCGCCAGTAGTGGCCGGGAAAATCGCCATCTTCGGCGGGACTTTCGACCCGATCCACATCGCCCACCTGCGAGGGGCCATCGAAGTGGCCGAGGCCCTGGATCTGCCCCAGGTGCGCTTCGTGCCCTGCGCCACCCCGCCCCACCGCAAGGACGTGCGGGCCAGCCTGGAGCACCGCCTGGCCATGTGCCGCTTGGCCGTGGAGGATCATCCCCTGCTGGCCGTCAGCGACATGGAGGCCTCGCGGGGGGGGGTCAGCCGCACGATCGACACCCTGCGCCTGCTGCGCGAGGCCAACCCCGAGGCCGCGATATACTTCATCATCGGGGCCGACGCCTTTTTCTATCTGCACACCTGGTACGAGGCGCGGCGGCTTTTCGACTACGCCGATTTCGTGGTCATGGACCGGCCCCGCGCCCCGCGCCTGGAGCTTTTGGACTACATGCGCGAGCGCCTCGACCCCAGCTTCGCCCCGGCCGAGAACGGCTGGGTGCGCCTGCCCGGCGGCGGTCACGGCGCGCGCCGCGTGCTGACCACCCTTCTGGACGTCTCCAGCACCTACACCAAACGCAAGGTGGCCCGGGGCCGCTCCATTTCATTCCTTGTGCCGCAAAAGGTCGAGGCTTATATTAAAGACATGAAACTCTATCAGGACCAAGACAACCCCCTATGAGCGACCGTCAAACCCCCAGGCCGCGCCCGCCCCGGCCCCAGTCGGTCGAAGACCTGGCCAAGCTTTGCGCGGCGGCCGCCCTGCAAAAAAAGGCCCAGGATCTGATCGTGCTGGATGTGGGCCAACTGGCCGGATACGCCGACTATTTCATCATCGCCACCGGCCGCTCCACCCGCCAGGCCCAGGCCATCGCCGAAAACGTGGCCCGCGTCTGCAAAAAAGCCGGCCGCCCGCCCATGGGCGAGGAAGGCCTGCGCGAGGGCCGCTGGGCCCTGCTTGATTTCGGCGACGTGGTGGTGCATGTCTTTTACGAGCCGGTGCGCGTTTTCTACGACCTGGAATCGCTGTGGGGCGACGCCCCCCGCCTGGAGTTCGACCCCCAAGAACTGACCGCCGCCCTCCCGCCGGAGGCCGAAAGCAGCCCCGGCGCAATCGTTTGGGACGACTGATAAAAATGACCGCCAAACAACCCGTGGCGCTGGTCATCCTCGACGGCTTCGGCCTGGCCCCGGCCGGGCCGGGCAACGCCGTGACCCTGGCCAAGACGCCATTCATCGACTCGCTTTTGGCCAAGTGGCCCCACGCCAAGCTGCAATGCGCGGGCCTGGCCGTGGGCCTGCCGGCCGGCCAGATGGGCAACTCCGAGGTCGGCCACCTCAACCTGGGCGCGGGCCGGGTCATCTACCAAGACATCACCCGCATCAGCAAGGCCATCGACGATGGCGACCTGGCGCGCAATCAGCCGATCATGGCCGCCATGGCCGCGGCCAAGGCCGACGGCGCGGCCCTGCATCTGCTGGGCCTGCTCAGCGATGGCGGCGTCCACTCGCTGCAAAGCCACCTGGAGGCCCTGATCGCCCTGGCCGCCGCCCAGGGCGTGGAGCGCATCCTTGTCCACGCCATCC
Protein-coding regions in this window:
- the nadD gene encoding nicotinate-nucleotide adenylyltransferase → MAGKIAIFGGTFDPIHIAHLRGAIEVAEALDLPQVRFVPCATPPHRKDVRASLEHRLAMCRLAVEDHPLLAVSDMEASRGGVSRTIDTLRLLREANPEAAIYFIIGADAFFYLHTWYEARRLFDYADFVVMDRPRAPRLELLDYMRERLDPSFAPAENGWVRLPGGGHGARRVLTTLLDVSSTYTKRKVARGRSISFLVPQKVEAYIKDMKLYQDQDNPL
- the rsfS gene encoding ribosome silencing factor yields the protein MSDRQTPRPRPPRPQSVEDLAKLCAAAALQKKAQDLIVLDVGQLAGYADYFIIATGRSTRQAQAIAENVARVCKKAGRPPMGEEGLREGRWALLDFGDVVVHVFYEPVRVFYDLESLWGDAPRLEFDPQELTAALPPEAESSPGAIVWDD